Proteins found in one Oribacterium sp. oral taxon 102 genomic segment:
- the typA gene encoding translational GTPase TypA has translation MSERREDIRNVAIIAHVDHGKTTLVDELLKQSGAFRENQEVGVRVMDSNPLERERGITILSKNTAISYNGTKINIIDTPGHADFGGEVERILKMVNGAILLVDAYEGPMPQTRFVLQRALDLRLPVLVVINKIDKPMARPKEVVDDVLELMMDLNASDEQLDCPFLFASSKNGYAKRNLEDPETDMKPLYETILDYIPAPEGSESAPMQLLVSTIDYNEFVGRIGIGKVENGTIRVNQDAVVVNHHDPDKKKRVRITKLYEFNGLQKADVDMARFGDIVAVSGIEDLHVGDTICSPENPEPIPFQKISEPTISMDFMVNDSPLAGTEGKFVTSRHIRDRLFRELNTDVSLRVEETDTPDCFKVSGRGELHLSVLVETMRREGFEFAVSKAEVIFRTDEAGRKLEPMEIAYIDVPDDCTGAVIQKLTQRKGTLNGMSPLATGYTRLEFEIPSRGLIGYRGEFMTDTRGNGILNTEFDGYGEYRGELAYRHQGSLIAFEQGEAVTYGLFQAQNRGTLFIGPGEKVYSGMVIGQSPKSEDIELNVCKTKHLTNTRTSSSDEALKLVPKKLMSLEQCIDFIDNDELLEVTPESLRIRKKILDPTLRKRAGFARKQG, from the coding sequence ATGTCAGAGAGAAGAGAAGATATCAGAAACGTGGCGATCATTGCCCATGTCGATCACGGCAAGACGACGCTGGTGGATGAGCTTTTGAAGCAGTCCGGCGCGTTTCGTGAGAATCAGGAGGTCGGCGTCCGCGTCATGGACTCCAACCCACTGGAGAGGGAACGAGGCATCACGATTCTGTCCAAGAATACCGCCATTTCCTATAACGGCACGAAGATCAACATTATCGATACGCCGGGGCACGCGGATTTCGGTGGAGAGGTAGAGCGCATCCTGAAGATGGTGAACGGCGCGATCCTGCTCGTCGATGCCTATGAGGGCCCGATGCCGCAGACCCGCTTCGTGCTCCAGAGAGCGCTGGATCTGCGGCTCCCGGTGCTGGTTGTCATCAACAAGATCGACAAGCCGATGGCACGTCCGAAGGAAGTCGTGGACGACGTACTGGAGCTGATGATGGATCTGAATGCCAGCGATGAGCAGCTGGACTGCCCCTTCCTCTTCGCCTCCTCCAAGAACGGCTATGCGAAGAGAAATCTGGAGGATCCGGAGACGGATATGAAGCCGCTCTATGAGACCATTCTCGATTACATCCCGGCACCGGAGGGCTCGGAGAGTGCGCCGATGCAGCTTCTGGTATCCACGATTGACTACAATGAGTTCGTGGGACGGATCGGGATCGGTAAGGTGGAGAACGGTACGATCCGCGTGAATCAGGATGCGGTCGTCGTGAACCATCACGATCCGGACAAGAAGAAAAGGGTTCGGATCACGAAGCTCTATGAATTCAACGGTCTGCAGAAGGCCGATGTAGATATGGCGCGCTTCGGCGATATCGTGGCGGTTTCCGGCATTGAGGATCTTCATGTGGGAGATACGATCTGCAGTCCGGAGAACCCGGAGCCGATCCCGTTCCAGAAGATCTCCGAGCCGACCATTTCCATGGACTTCATGGTCAATGATTCCCCGCTCGCGGGCACGGAGGGGAAGTTCGTGACCTCCCGCCATATCCGCGACCGTCTGTTCCGGGAGCTGAATACAGATGTTTCGCTTCGTGTAGAGGAAACCGATACGCCGGACTGCTTCAAGGTTTCCGGGCGCGGCGAGCTGCATCTCTCGGTGCTTGTGGAGACGATGCGGCGCGAGGGCTTCGAGTTCGCGGTTTCCAAGGCGGAGGTTATCTTCCGTACCGATGAGGCGGGCAGAAAGCTGGAGCCGATGGAGATCGCCTATATTGATGTTCCGGACGACTGCACCGGCGCAGTTATCCAGAAGCTGACGCAGAGAAAGGGGACACTCAATGGAATGAGCCCGCTCGCAACCGGCTATACGCGGCTGGAATTCGAGATTCCGTCCCGCGGACTGATCGGATACCGCGGCGAGTTCATGACCGATACCAGGGGCAACGGTATCCTGAATACGGAATTTGACGGCTACGGAGAGTACAGGGGGGAGCTTGCATACCGGCATCAGGGCTCGCTGATCGCCTTCGAGCAGGGCGAGGCGGTGACCTACGGTCTTTTCCAGGCACAGAACCGCGGTACGCTCTTCATCGGACCGGGAGAGAAGGTCTACAGCGGCATGGTGATCGGGCAGAGCCCGAAGTCGGAGGATATCGAGCTGAATGTCTGCAAGACCAAGCATCTGACCAATACCCGTACCTCCAGCTCCGACGAGGCGCTGAAGCTGGTTCCGAAGAAGCTCATGTCACTGGAGCAGTGTATCGACTTCATTGACAATGACGAGCTTCTGGAGGTGACGCCGGAGAGTCTCCGCATCCGTAAGAAGATTCTGGATCCGACGCTTCGGAAGAGAGCAGGCTTCGCCCGTAAGCAGGGATAA
- a CDS encoding YigZ family protein — protein sequence MKYVREKSTGEYEEKKSRFFAELFPISSETEAEERLASVRKRYYDARHHCYAYVLGRNCETQKQSDDGEPSQTAGLPILGVLKGEELRDALLVVTRYFGGTLLGTGGLVRAYTAAAKEAVRNAVLMEAVCGYRGTAEFDYTLLGRLRYLTERLSIREESTDYTDKVRVSWLIPEEALPSFEKQLEELGHGGISLEIERTQWYTL from the coding sequence TTGAAGTATGTAAGGGAAAAGTCCACCGGAGAATATGAGGAGAAGAAGTCACGCTTTTTCGCGGAGCTCTTTCCGATTTCTTCGGAGACGGAGGCAGAGGAGCGGCTTGCCTCCGTGCGGAAGCGCTACTATGACGCGCGGCACCATTGCTATGCCTATGTGCTGGGACGGAACTGTGAGACGCAGAAGCAGTCGGACGACGGAGAGCCCTCGCAGACGGCGGGATTGCCGATCCTCGGCGTCCTGAAGGGGGAAGAGCTCCGGGATGCGCTTCTGGTCGTGACGCGCTACTTCGGCGGAACCCTGCTCGGAACCGGCGGACTGGTGCGCGCCTATACTGCAGCCGCGAAGGAGGCAGTGCGGAACGCTGTGCTTATGGAGGCGGTGTGCGGTTACCGCGGAACCGCCGAGTTTGACTATACGCTGCTGGGGAGGCTGCGCTATCTCACGGAGCGGCTGTCTATCCGAGAGGAGAGCACCGACTATACAGACAAGGTGCGGGTGAGCTGGCTGATTCCGGAGGAGGCGCTCCCGTCCTTCGAAAAACAGCTTGAGGAGCTCGGACACGGCGGCATTTCACTTGAAATAGAAAGAACACAGTGGTATACTCTGTGA
- a CDS encoding transglycosylase domain-containing protein, with protein MKYTRYHIENTLYEMESPWIRIWHRFTGFLGAALLMGVIVSILLAGALGFGMFRGILDSAPDIHTIHIGPTAYATKTYDRDGNLVATLVTEGSNRERVSYEEIPKDLVNAFVAIEDERFWQHNGIDLKSILRAAKGVLSNDEGAGGGSTLTQQLLKNNVFGGGLHESGFQRYVRKFQEQYLALEIENQPELSKQTVKESILTEYLNTINLGANTLGVKVAARRYFNKEVSELTLSECTVIAAITKNPSRLNPITHPENNALRRKQVLKNMLEQGYITEQQYEAVLADDVYTRIQNVNTQIRERGSTYSYFTDELTEQVMEALEQRLGYTKEQAAKLLYSGGLSIYTTQDPKIQAIVDEEVNNPDNYDTKKYSLSWRLTISHSDGTVVNYSEKDLLRYITEVRGISFNGLYKSEEEAESYVEQYRESLLLSDDRVLGERFDTTLEPQVSFVLMDPHSGEVLAISGGRGEKRASLSLNRATNTLRQPGSTFKVVSAFAPAIDKYGATLATTYYDSEYTLGQKTFRNWYSGGYLGYQSIRDGIIYSLNIVAVRTLMETVQPKNGRAYAESLGITSLTDEDESGALALGGLRRGVSNLELTQAYSAIANDGKLNRAKFFTKIVDQDGKVLIDTTEDAPEQVMQESSAYLLTDAMKDSMLPHRAFAASLSVSSTSTRAHFDGMSLAGKSGTTTNNRDIWFVGFSPYYIGGIWGGCDENQSLRDAKTGEYNGGTGYHKDIWRKIMSRVHEGLSDPGFPEPEGIVQARVCRKSGLMPTEGCYRDYRGSAVITELFAAGTEPKLHCDVHTSWGAVLPPRGEEGKYTDDRYFEPEPETEEKPSGEEGDSVIIGEGPTNNHDGSPIISGA; from the coding sequence ATGAAATATACCCGTTACCATATCGAAAACACGCTCTATGAGATGGAGAGCCCATGGATCCGGATCTGGCACCGCTTTACCGGTTTTCTGGGCGCAGCCCTCCTCATGGGTGTGATCGTATCGATCCTGCTCGCCGGAGCGCTGGGCTTCGGGATGTTCCGCGGGATATTGGATTCGGCGCCGGATATCCATACGATACACATCGGGCCGACCGCCTATGCGACGAAGACCTACGACAGGGACGGAAATCTGGTGGCGACGCTGGTGACGGAGGGCTCTAACCGGGAACGGGTCAGCTATGAGGAGATTCCGAAGGATCTGGTCAATGCCTTCGTCGCCATCGAGGACGAGCGCTTCTGGCAGCACAACGGTATCGACCTGAAATCTATTCTGCGTGCGGCGAAGGGCGTGCTCTCCAATGACGAGGGAGCCGGCGGCGGCTCTACGCTGACCCAGCAGCTCCTGAAGAATAATGTCTTCGGCGGCGGGCTCCACGAGAGCGGCTTCCAGCGTTATGTTCGAAAATTTCAGGAGCAGTATCTCGCGCTGGAGATCGAGAACCAGCCGGAGCTTTCGAAGCAGACGGTGAAGGAGAGCATCCTGACAGAGTATCTGAACACGATCAACCTCGGCGCCAATACGCTGGGAGTCAAGGTGGCGGCGCGCCGCTACTTCAATAAGGAGGTATCTGAACTGACCCTCTCCGAGTGTACTGTCATTGCCGCGATCACAAAGAATCCCTCCCGCCTGAACCCGATCACGCATCCGGAGAACAATGCACTGCGACGGAAGCAGGTGCTGAAAAATATGCTGGAGCAGGGCTATATCACAGAGCAGCAGTATGAGGCGGTGCTGGCGGATGATGTTTACACACGGATACAGAATGTCAATACCCAGATCCGGGAACGGGGCAGCACCTATTCCTACTTCACGGACGAGCTGACGGAGCAGGTCATGGAGGCGCTGGAGCAGCGTCTCGGCTATACGAAGGAGCAGGCGGCGAAGCTCCTGTATTCCGGCGGCCTCAGCATCTATACGACGCAGGATCCGAAGATACAGGCGATCGTAGACGAGGAGGTCAACAATCCGGACAACTACGATACGAAGAAATATTCCCTGAGCTGGAGACTGACGATTTCGCACAGCGACGGAACGGTGGTCAACTATTCGGAGAAGGATCTGCTCCGCTATATCACCGAGGTGCGGGGCATCTCCTTCAACGGGCTCTACAAGTCGGAGGAGGAAGCCGAAAGCTATGTGGAGCAGTACAGGGAGAGTCTGCTCCTCTCGGACGACCGCGTTCTCGGCGAGCGCTTCGATACGACGCTGGAGCCGCAGGTATCCTTCGTGCTGATGGATCCGCACAGCGGGGAGGTGCTGGCGATTTCCGGCGGACGGGGAGAGAAACGGGCGAGCCTCTCGCTGAACCGTGCGACCAATACGCTGCGGCAGCCGGGCTCGACCTTCAAGGTCGTGAGCGCTTTCGCTCCGGCGATCGACAAATACGGCGCAACGCTCGCCACGACCTATTATGACAGCGAGTATACGCTCGGACAGAAGACCTTTCGGAACTGGTATTCCGGCGGATATCTGGGCTATCAGAGCATTCGGGACGGCATTATTTATTCGCTGAATATCGTAGCGGTGCGCACGCTGATGGAGACGGTGCAGCCGAAGAACGGCAGAGCCTACGCGGAGTCGCTGGGGATCACCTCTCTGACGGATGAGGACGAGAGCGGTGCACTGGCACTCGGCGGACTGCGGAGAGGGGTTTCCAATCTGGAACTCACGCAGGCGTACAGTGCGATCGCGAACGACGGGAAGCTCAATCGGGCGAAGTTTTTCACGAAGATCGTGGATCAGGACGGGAAGGTACTGATTGATACGACAGAGGATGCTCCGGAGCAGGTGATGCAGGAGAGCTCTGCCTACCTCCTGACGGATGCGATGAAGGATTCCATGCTGCCGCACCGGGCGTTCGCCGCCTCGCTAAGTGTCAGCTCGACTTCGACCAGAGCCCATTTCGACGGGATGAGCCTTGCGGGGAAGTCAGGCACCACAACAAATAACCGGGATATCTGGTTTGTGGGCTTCTCTCCCTACTATATCGGCGGTATCTGGGGCGGCTGCGATGAGAACCAGTCCCTCCGCGATGCGAAGACCGGAGAGTATAATGGCGGCACAGGCTACCACAAGGACATCTGGCGGAAGATCATGAGCCGCGTACATGAAGGCTTGTCCGATCCGGGATTCCCGGAGCCGGAGGGGATTGTGCAGGCACGGGTCTGCCGGAAGTCGGGGCTTATGCCGACAGAGGGCTGTTACAGAGATTACCGCGGCAGCGCGGTAATCACAGAGCTGTTCGCTGCCGGTACCGAGCCGAAGCTGCACTGTGATGTCCATACGAGCTGGGGTGCTGTCCTTCCGCCGCGGGGCGAGGAGGGGAAGTATACGGATGACAGGTACTTCGAGCCGGAGCCGGAGACAGAGGAGAAGCCCTCCGGAGAAGAGGGTGACAGCGTAATCATCGGAGAGGGCCCGACAAACAACCATGACGGCAGCCCGATCATCAGCGGTGCGTAG
- a CDS encoding RpiB/LacA/LacB family sugar-phosphate isomerase, which produces MRIALINENSQAAKNPLIYQALRKVADRLGYEVDNYGMYSAEDSAQLTYVQNGILAAAILNAGAADFVVTGCGTGEGAMLALNSFPGVICGHVESPLDAYTFAQINDGNAIALPFALGFGWGGDLNLEYIFEKLFSEPFGGGYPKERVVPEQRNKKILDEVKKHSYRQNLVEIFRELDPELVRGAFAGEKFSELFFAHCKDAEIGDYIRSIL; this is translated from the coding sequence ATGAGAATTGCACTAATCAACGAGAATAGTCAGGCAGCGAAAAATCCGCTGATTTATCAGGCGCTCCGGAAGGTTGCGGATAGACTGGGCTATGAGGTGGACAACTACGGGATGTACAGCGCGGAGGACAGCGCGCAGCTTACCTATGTGCAGAACGGAATCCTCGCGGCGGCGATCCTGAATGCGGGCGCAGCGGACTTTGTCGTGACTGGCTGCGGCACGGGAGAGGGCGCGATGCTCGCGCTGAATTCCTTTCCGGGCGTGATCTGCGGACATGTCGAGTCTCCACTGGATGCGTATACCTTTGCGCAGATCAATGACGGCAATGCGATTGCGCTTCCGTTCGCGCTCGGCTTCGGCTGGGGCGGCGACCTGAATCTCGAATACATTTTCGAGAAGCTCTTCTCCGAGCCGTTCGGCGGCGGATACCCGAAGGAGAGAGTCGTGCCGGAGCAGAGGAACAAGAAGATCCTCGATGAGGTGAAGAAGCACAGCTACCGCCAGAATCTCGTGGAGATCTTCCGCGAGCTCGATCCGGAGCTTGTCAGAGGTGCCTTCGCAGGAGAGAAATTCTCCGAGCTCTTCTTTGCGCACTGCAAGGACGCAGAGATCGGCGATTATATCCGCTCCATTCTCTGA
- a CDS encoding M20 family metallopeptidase produces MFRFTDYGEEDAIRLCKELVRIESTDPGSYEGRISEYIYETLRQELGADGVRLCRSEVLTGRRNLLAELPGSSAPAGSGKEEPALVLICHMDTVVAGEGWSEETGGPFSAAERDGRIYGRGSCDMKSGLACALTAFCREAGERRLRQGEKAPEKYRTLRFIASVDEEDFMRGAERVIRDGWVSASDWVMDLEPTDGRIQNCHKGRVWFEAEAEGVTAHASMPEQGTDAILALSYFICALREEVAKLPEDERMGRTTITFGQITGGYRPYVVPDHAKVWIDLRTVPPTDSRMLRELLGRAERAATEKVPGSKFRILLTGDRQSIPPCPKSRLLQSLRQAVREATGEEAVVSLFPGYTDTAVIAGTLGNENCLSYGPGKLRLAHKPNEYVDISDIRRVMRVLRCLLREPLR; encoded by the coding sequence ATGTTTCGGTTTACCGATTACGGAGAGGAAGATGCGATACGGCTCTGCAAGGAACTGGTACGGATCGAGAGCACGGATCCCGGAAGCTATGAGGGACGTATTTCGGAATATATCTATGAAACGCTCCGGCAGGAGCTCGGAGCGGACGGCGTGCGACTCTGCCGTTCGGAGGTTTTGACGGGGAGGCGGAACCTTCTCGCAGAGCTTCCGGGCTCTTCGGCTCCGGCAGGCTCCGGCAAAGAGGAGCCTGCTCTCGTTCTGATCTGCCACATGGACACCGTCGTGGCGGGAGAGGGCTGGAGCGAAGAAACGGGAGGCCCGTTCTCCGCGGCGGAGCGGGATGGGCGCATCTACGGGAGAGGCTCCTGCGATATGAAGTCCGGACTTGCCTGCGCTTTGACTGCATTCTGCCGGGAAGCCGGGGAGAGAAGGCTGCGGCAGGGAGAGAAGGCTCCGGAAAAGTACAGAACCCTCCGCTTTATTGCAAGTGTGGACGAGGAGGACTTCATGCGCGGAGCGGAGCGCGTGATCCGGGATGGCTGGGTCAGCGCGTCGGACTGGGTTATGGATCTGGAGCCGACGGATGGCAGAATACAGAACTGTCACAAGGGAAGAGTCTGGTTCGAGGCAGAGGCGGAGGGCGTCACTGCGCATGCGAGTATGCCGGAGCAGGGAACGGATGCCATACTGGCGCTGTCTTACTTCATTTGTGCTCTGCGTGAGGAGGTAGCGAAGCTTCCCGAGGATGAGAGGATGGGGAGAACCACCATTACCTTCGGGCAGATCACAGGAGGCTATCGTCCCTATGTCGTACCGGATCATGCGAAGGTATGGATCGATCTGCGGACTGTGCCGCCGACGGACAGCCGGATGCTGCGGGAGCTGCTCGGCAGAGCGGAGCGCGCGGCAACGGAGAAAGTGCCGGGAAGCAAATTCCGGATCCTTCTGACCGGAGACCGGCAGAGCATCCCGCCCTGTCCAAAGAGCAGACTCCTGCAGAGCCTTCGGCAAGCCGTGCGGGAGGCGACCGGAGAAGAGGCAGTGGTGTCGCTGTTTCCGGGCTATACGGATACGGCGGTCATTGCGGGAACGCTTGGGAATGAAAACTGTCTGTCCTACGGGCCGGGGAAGCTCAGACTGGCACACAAGCCGAATGAGTATGTGGATATTTCCGATATCCGCAGGGTAATGCGGGTGCTCCGCTGTCTTTTGAGGGAACCGCTCCGCTGA
- a CDS encoding sigma-70 family RNA polymerase sigma factor yields the protein MQNTTKKDGSDSGKQLDRPALLKIVEELIRKGKSNKNAVDESELAYAFRGYELASGQMEYIIKYIEERGIEINPDVDEKSLQRIESGGDKADSAILEEDEDFEEEEDDDNVDLESLNLLSGIDTDDPVRFYLKEIGTISLLTPEEELELAKRSRDGDMAARQRLVESNLRLVVSIAKRYTGRGMSILDLIQEGNLGLMKGVEKFEPDKGFKLSTYATWWIRQGITRALADQSRTIRVPVHMVESINKVTRMQRRLTLELGYEPSVKELAKALELSEEKLKEILDVSKQPTSLETPVGDEEDSNLSDFVADEKMVSPEQNAANVMLKEEIDKLLENLKDRERDVLIYRFGLHGEESHTLEEVGQMFGVTRERVRQIEAKALKKISLPKYKNALAGFLEDV from the coding sequence ATGCAGAATACAACAAAAAAGGATGGCAGCGACAGCGGAAAACAGCTCGATCGACCGGCACTTTTGAAAATCGTGGAGGAGCTGATCCGTAAGGGAAAGAGCAATAAAAACGCTGTCGACGAGAGTGAGCTTGCCTATGCCTTTCGCGGCTATGAGCTGGCAAGCGGGCAGATGGAATATATCATAAAATATATTGAGGAAAGAGGAATCGAGATCAATCCGGACGTAGATGAGAAGAGCCTGCAGCGGATCGAATCAGGCGGGGACAAGGCGGACAGCGCGATTCTGGAGGAGGACGAGGACTTCGAGGAAGAGGAGGATGACGATAATGTTGACCTCGAGTCTCTGAACCTGCTGAGCGGCATTGACACGGACGATCCGGTTCGCTTTTATCTGAAGGAAATCGGTACGATCTCTCTGCTGACACCGGAAGAGGAGCTGGAGCTCGCGAAGCGGAGCCGGGATGGAGATATGGCAGCGCGGCAGAGATTGGTGGAATCCAATCTCCGGCTGGTCGTTTCTATCGCGAAGCGCTACACCGGACGCGGCATGAGCATCCTGGATCTGATACAGGAGGGCAATCTCGGACTCATGAAGGGCGTTGAGAAGTTTGAACCGGACAAAGGCTTCAAGCTCTCGACCTACGCGACCTGGTGGATACGGCAGGGCATCACGAGAGCACTCGCAGACCAGTCTCGGACGATCCGTGTCCCGGTACACATGGTGGAGAGTATTAACAAGGTGACCCGGATGCAGCGGCGGCTGACGCTGGAGCTCGGCTACGAGCCCTCGGTGAAGGAGCTCGCGAAGGCACTGGAGCTGAGCGAGGAAAAGCTGAAGGAGATTCTCGATGTCTCGAAGCAGCCGACCTCGCTGGAGACGCCGGTTGGAGATGAGGAGGATTCCAATCTTTCCGACTTCGTGGCAGATGAGAAGATGGTTTCTCCGGAGCAGAACGCGGCGAACGTGATGCTGAAGGAGGAAATCGACAAGCTGCTCGAAAATCTGAAGGATCGGGAGCGGGATGTATTGATCTACCGTTTCGGACTGCACGGGGAGGAGTCCCACACACTGGAGGAGGTAGGGCAGATGTTCGGCGTCACGAGGGAACGTGTCCGGCAGATCGAGGCGAAGGCATTGAAGAAGATCAGCCTCCCGAAATATAAAAATGCCCTTGCAGGCTTCCTCGAGGACGTATAG
- a CDS encoding AAA family ATPase, whose translation MEERGETTERNAAELTERGAENAPEKQALRRMERRRELQPLYRYCAELQRIAEGLDRALFLDLMTDRVVLLAVNLGAGVNGFSAMYFDFLSEEGLLPGEGGGAEIRLNEGEGQGLTLAEAKRFVLESGGAMFSIDLTEWVERLESPELREFLLFLYSQAEGFRYVFRIPYLEKRMVKRVAAILSDIFTVDTISLPPIRYQDIRETAAARLSEYGYTATEEAMELFERRLFEERSDGRFYGINTVEKVVREMVVEKLRRRSPGEEQTLIYAADLENILAEEQTERRNPEEELASRVGMAEICRKLKGILAEMEQGSRENAFYNIRFIGNPGTGRTEAARLFGAMLRERGMLTRSGFLEYRGEELLGAVPGETSPKVMVICRDAEGCVLFIDGFSLREKEETGTGADYRREAIETLLAQLRQETGAFLLILAGTGQELQELSAEYPEIQELLPYSVEFPDYTKEELLALYRDMVQKAGMHLREDAERELARYFSELPEEVLRQEEFANGRFVRNLFERTKSKAALRAELYGNDGLMICPADFRPAMSRDIAQLNQREVKKYPMGFRLRDL comes from the coding sequence ATGGAGGAGAGAGGGGAAACGACAGAGAGAAATGCGGCAGAGCTTACGGAGCGCGGCGCAGAGAATGCGCCGGAGAAGCAGGCGCTGCGCCGCATGGAACGACGGCGCGAGCTGCAGCCGCTGTACCGCTACTGTGCAGAGCTGCAGCGTATCGCGGAGGGGCTGGATAGGGCGCTCTTTCTCGATTTGATGACGGATCGGGTCGTGCTGCTGGCGGTCAATCTCGGGGCGGGGGTGAATGGATTCTCTGCCATGTACTTCGACTTCCTTTCGGAGGAGGGGCTGCTGCCGGGAGAGGGTGGCGGGGCGGAGATCCGCCTGAATGAGGGAGAGGGGCAGGGACTTACACTCGCAGAGGCGAAGCGCTTCGTGCTGGAATCCGGCGGTGCCATGTTTTCCATCGATCTGACCGAGTGGGTGGAGCGGCTCGAGAGCCCGGAGCTTCGGGAGTTCCTGCTTTTTCTATATTCACAGGCAGAGGGCTTCCGCTATGTTTTCCGCATCCCGTATCTGGAGAAGCGGATGGTGAAGCGCGTCGCGGCGATCCTGAGCGATATCTTCACGGTGGATACGATCTCCCTGCCGCCGATCCGCTACCAGGATATCCGTGAAACCGCCGCGGCACGGCTCTCAGAGTACGGCTATACGGCGACAGAGGAGGCAATGGAGCTTTTCGAGAGACGGCTCTTCGAGGAACGCTCGGACGGGCGCTTCTATGGGATCAATACTGTGGAGAAGGTCGTCCGTGAGATGGTAGTGGAGAAGCTCAGACGGCGGAGCCCCGGGGAGGAGCAGACGCTGATCTACGCCGCGGATCTGGAAAATATCCTCGCGGAGGAGCAGACAGAGCGGCGGAACCCGGAGGAGGAGCTCGCTTCGAGAGTGGGGATGGCGGAGATCTGCCGCAAATTAAAAGGGATTCTCGCGGAGATGGAGCAGGGAAGCCGGGAAAATGCTTTCTATAATATACGCTTTATCGGGAACCCGGGGACGGGCAGGACGGAAGCGGCGAGACTCTTCGGTGCAATGCTGCGGGAGCGGGGAATGCTGACGCGCAGCGGCTTCCTCGAGTATCGCGGAGAGGAGCTGCTCGGCGCGGTTCCCGGTGAGACCTCGCCGAAGGTCATGGTGATCTGCCGGGATGCGGAGGGCTGCGTCCTCTTCATTGACGGCTTCTCGCTCCGGGAGAAGGAGGAGACGGGTACAGGGGCGGACTACCGAAGGGAAGCGATCGAGACGCTGCTCGCCCAGCTTCGGCAGGAGACGGGCGCATTCCTGCTGATTCTCGCCGGAACCGGACAGGAGCTTCAGGAGCTTTCTGCGGAATATCCGGAAATACAGGAGCTTCTGCCCTACAGCGTGGAGTTCCCGGACTATACGAAGGAGGAGCTGCTGGCGCTCTACCGAGATATGGTGCAGAAGGCGGGAATGCATCTTAGGGAGGATGCAGAGAGGGAGCTTGCGCGCTATTTTTCCGAGCTGCCGGAGGAGGTGCTCCGGCAGGAGGAATTCGCCAACGGCCGCTTTGTACGCAATCTTTTCGAACGGACGAAAAGCAAGGCGGCGCTTCGGGCGGAGCTCTACGGTAATGACGGACTCATGATCTGCCCCGCGGATTTCCGTCCGGCGATGTCTCGCGACATTGCGCAGCTGAACCAGAGAGAGGTCAAAAAATATCCGATGGGTTTTCGTTTAAGGGACTTGTGA
- a CDS encoding Cof-type HAD-IIB family hydrolase: MAYHFIALDLDGTLTNSKKEVSPHTVEVLRRAAKRGVRIILASGRPEAGIFPVAETLGLRELGGYILAYNGSRIIDCKTGQDILRRSISAALYPNICESYHRFSVELLTYGQGGVITENPDDPYVRLECRINRIEAHRVAALYPAIEGTVCKFLAVGVHERLREFQRYLREHYPKQLNVFFSETYFLEIVPPGIEKAASLETLLHLLGGDRSELIACGDGLNDITMIDYAGLGVAMENAQPSLRDRADYITDTNDNDGVAQVVEKFLLRETPAF, from the coding sequence ATGGCATATCACTTTATTGCTCTTGACCTCGACGGAACGCTGACGAACTCGAAGAAGGAGGTCAGCCCGCACACCGTCGAGGTTCTTCGCCGGGCGGCGAAAAGGGGTGTCCGCATCATCCTCGCCTCCGGACGCCCTGAGGCGGGGATCTTCCCTGTAGCAGAGACGCTCGGGCTTCGGGAGCTCGGCGGCTATATTCTCGCCTATAACGGAAGCCGCATTATCGACTGCAAAACCGGACAGGATATTCTCCGGCGAAGCATCTCTGCTGCGCTCTACCCGAACATCTGTGAGAGCTATCACCGTTTTTCGGTCGAGCTTCTCACCTATGGGCAGGGCGGCGTCATTACAGAGAATCCTGACGATCCCTATGTCCGGCTCGAATGCCGCATCAACCGGATTGAGGCGCACAGGGTCGCAGCGCTCTATCCTGCAATAGAGGGCACGGTCTGCAAATTCCTCGCTGTCGGTGTGCATGAGAGACTGCGGGAATTTCAGCGTTACCTTCGAGAACACTATCCGAAGCAGCTGAATGTCTTCTTCTCCGAAACCTACTTTCTGGAGATCGTCCCGCCGGGGATCGAGAAGGCGGCGAGTCTCGAAACACTGCTCCATCTTCTGGGCGGTGACCGTTCCGAGCTGATCGCCTGCGGAGACGGGCTCAATGACATTACAATGATCGACTACGCCGGTCTCGGCGTGGCGATGGAAAATGCCCAGCCATCCCTGCGGGATCGCGCCGACTATATCACAGATACCAACGACAATGACGGTGTCGCGCAGGTGGTAGAGAAATTCCTCCTGCGGGAGACCCCCGCATTTTGA